TATAACTACTGCTCAGCCGATTCGTAATAGTTTAACAGCTACAGTTAGCGATCGCCTAAATCACCCTTATTATTGGGCAGCTTTTGTGTTAATTGGTAACGGCTTATAGTATATAGTTGCGCTTTAGCGCCAGATAAGAACGCTAAAGCGCAACTACGTACCTATAGAGATTCATAAGTGAGTTCTTGATTAGCCCAATTAGTTTCTTGCAAAAATTCTTTAAAAGTAGTCAACAATCCGGGAAATTCCTCTTCTCTTAAATAATTAACATCCGCTTGATAACCTTTTTTACGATACCATTGAATTAATTCAAACAGTTCTTTTTTGAGGAAAAGTAAGAAAATCCAAGGTGGTATTTCTTTATGAACAACACTCATTCCCTGCGCTTGGGAAAACTCGGCTGCCATTTGTTGTGGTGTTAGCAGATCTCCAGCTAATTCAATCTTTTTCCCAATATACTTTTCGGGATGCTTCATCACATAAGCAGCAACACGACCCAAATCTTTTGTAGTAATTAAATGTAAGGGTTTGTTGGGTTGAATAGACAAGGGAAAACTACCTTTAAGAATTGATGGTCTGGTGTACTTTTTCCAAAATTCTTCCATGAACAAACAAGCGCGCAACATAGTAGTTGGTAAACCTGTTTGTTCTAAGATTTGTTCTACTTGATATTTCTGTTCAATATGACTAATTCCTGAATTTCTTTCCGCCCCGCCTGCGGAATTATAAACAAAATGCTTGATGTTAGCATTTTTAGCAATTTGGGCAACTCTTTTTGCTCTTTCTATTTCTAAAGGATCGGCTTTAGACAAATCAGCAGAAGTGGCATGACAATAAACATGGGAAATTCCTGCAAAGGCAGCTATTAAAGATTTTTCATCATCTAAATTAGCCTCAAATAATTCAACTCCAGCATTATTTATTTTGGCTAAAGAAGGACGGCTCAGGTCGATTTTCCGGGTGGTAGCACGTAGATTGGTTATTCCTTGTTCCAAAAATCCCTTGACTACGTTTCCACCTGTGCCACCTGTAACACCAATTAGCAGCACTTTATCGATGTTAAAATCAGGAGAATTCATTAGCTTTATTGTCATTGTTAACAGGGAAAATTTTAATTATTTTCCGGTGCGATCGCATACCTCTAAAGATTTATTTTCCCTAAATTGAGAAAATTATTAACGAAACAGACTTAAAAGTATTCAAATATAGCTAAACTTGAGAAAAGCGATCGCCTAAACAATAAACATAGCAGAGATAATCGAAAATGGTTAATCCACAGCCAAACTTAGACAACGCCGTAGTATTTGAACAACTTTGGCAAATTACTCACGAACTGCGCCAAAAAATAGAAGCACGTTTTACACTACATCCAGAACCATCGACAAAAGATTTAGAAGAATATACTGGAATTGATTCTAATGTTAAAGGTTCAATGAAAACTTTTTCAGGTTCAGAAATTGATTGGTTGGTACATTCTTTGCTACATAACTCCAAAACTGGTTTTAGTACCATGCGGCTAACTACTTGGTTAAAACCTCATATTTCTGTTCCACATTTAGCTTTTGAATTTAGCTCTTTTGGCAATATTCTCTTTTATATTGATTACGTTCCTCGCAACGATCTTTTAATGAATTTAGATGATTTAAATCGTTACTATGAACCAGTTAATCAAACATTTTTAACATTACAATCTGATTCTCGTCTATCTCCATTTATCAGTAAAAGTTTGCAGGTTCGAGTATTTCAATCGCCAATTAGTTTATGTTACACTTGTTCGCCTACAGAAGATTTATTGACGCTGATTCGCACAATTTCTCATGAAATGGTAGATCGTTGGTTAGGTTGGATAGATGTAGCTGAAGCTGTTCCTGAATCAATGCGAAAACTTTTGTCTGAGCGCGATTTATTTATTCGTCGTTACAGTGCTGAAAGCGATCCAGGTAACAAAAAGGCAGAGCAAATCTTAGGAAATGAATTAACAAATAAATTAGTAAAAGCTCTCTGGGGTGGCGATCGCTTTCTCACTTAAAAAATAAAGATATATAATAGTAACTTAAGGAAACTTAGTATTTGGGTGTGGATACTATATTAAAACATTGCTTAATCAAAAAGCAGGAAAGATTCGATGAATCTCAAAACACTTTACCAAAATCCCCAAGGATTTGGGCAAAAAATACAGCAATTGTGGGATAAACTTCAACTAATTTTACTAAAATTACTGTATAAACGCACTATTTTAATTTTAGCAATTCTTTTTTGCACGGGAGTTGCAGGATCGTTATGGAATGTATCTCGCCTGTCATGGAATTTAATCGAATCTCAAGCACTAGAAAATGCTGCTTTATATGTACAAACTATCCAAGCAGCACGCACACTTTATAGTTCTGATGCAGTTAATCGAATCAAAGAAATCCACGAAATTACTGTTACTCATGATTATAAAAATAAAGCAGGTGCTATACCTTTACCAGCCACATATTTAATCGAACTTGGTAAAGAAGTAATTGAAAAAAATGCAGGGATGTCAGTTAGATTGTATAGCGATTATCCATTTCCTTGGCGGCAAGCAGAAGGCGGTGCAAGAGATGATTTTGAGTTACAAGCATTACGTTATTTGAGATTACATCCTGAGCAGCCTTTTTATCGTTTTATTAAAGCCAAAGATAGTCTAAAATTACGATATACGCAAGCTGATATTTTGCAACCAAGTTGTGTTAATTGTCATAACACACACCCTAGTAGTCCGAAAACAGATTG
The genomic region above belongs to Phormidium ambiguum IAM M-71 and contains:
- a CDS encoding NmrA family NAD(P)-binding protein; amino-acid sequence: MTIKLMNSPDFNIDKVLLIGVTGGTGGNVVKGFLEQGITNLRATTRKIDLSRPSLAKINNAGVELFEANLDDEKSLIAAFAGISHVYCHATSADLSKADPLEIERAKRVAQIAKNANIKHFVYNSAGGAERNSGISHIEQKYQVEQILEQTGLPTTMLRACLFMEEFWKKYTRPSILKGSFPLSIQPNKPLHLITTKDLGRVAAYVMKHPEKYIGKKIELAGDLLTPQQMAAEFSQAQGMSVVHKEIPPWIFLLFLKKELFELIQWYRKKGYQADVNYLREEEFPGLLTTFKEFLQETNWANQELTYESL
- a CDS encoding red chlorophyll catabolite reductase; translation: MVNPQPNLDNAVVFEQLWQITHELRQKIEARFTLHPEPSTKDLEEYTGIDSNVKGSMKTFSGSEIDWLVHSLLHNSKTGFSTMRLTTWLKPHISVPHLAFEFSSFGNILFYIDYVPRNDLLMNLDDLNRYYEPVNQTFLTLQSDSRLSPFISKSLQVRVFQSPISLCYTCSPTEDLLTLIRTISHEMVDRWLGWIDVAEAVPESMRKLLSERDLFIRRYSAESDPGNKKAEQILGNELTNKLVKALWGGDRFLT